A DNA window from Brassica napus cultivar Da-Ae chromosome A4, Da-Ae, whole genome shotgun sequence contains the following coding sequences:
- the LOC106429385 gene encoding extensin yields the protein MVSWLSSLVIAVTFTSLFTGLSARRHLLQSTPATQPPVTTTLPPLPKPTMPPPMPSSLPQPTLPQPTTLPPLPSTQIPSLPNPTQPINIPNFPQINIPNFPFNIPNNFPFNIPTSIPTIPFFTPPPSK from the coding sequence ATGGTCTCCTGGTTATCATCCCTTGTCATTGCAGTGACATTCACAAGCTTATTCACCGGTCTATCTGCTCGTCGCCATCTTCTCCAATCAACACCAGCGACTCAGCCACCGGTTACAACAACGTTGCCACCTCTTCCTAAACCCACAATGCCACCACCAATGCCTTCTTCGCTTCCTCAGCCAACTCTTCCTCAACCAACAACACTTCCACCATTACCGAGCACACAGATACCTTCATTGCCTAACCCAACACAACCCATTAATATCCCAAACTTCCCACAAATCAACATTCCTAATTTCCCATTTAACATTCCAAACAATTTCCCTTTTAATATTCCCACTAGCATTCCTACCATCCCTTTCTTCACTCCACCACCTTCCAAGTGA
- the LOC106446432 gene encoding protein KINKY POLLEN, translating into MMLTLVTMIVVIVALVWAFFKSLPWILRNFAGINLDFQFDGWNCLKNVVLHFKKGSIESISVGEFKANLSQSLVELCATAFIQDPKVIFSICDLKIVTRPPSSSSKRPRKSKTRKSGSGGGGGKGKLMLLANIGRFFSVSMTNITVQTPKARAEIKELELDLSKDRGSASFFIKLYLLPISVQIGEPLVIPTHSPDMNSDILLAKQAPEGSSSPSIHCEKVSFSCEFGHNRHSSSSIKNVEVDISDTILNLNEMMLAKKKSPTSATSTGESIGSSSSHTASEKPPKQPVNVLVAKHAPKLPEKVSFGLSKLDIRFVHQEHDFSMANSITGLHLKSSKSQSSEKGKEEPCLDVVIELQKMHLIRESEVSVLEMSKLEVSSKVYCPVQESSPVRAEVEVKLGGIMCNVIMARFEPLLRLHFSKKKKIVLKEEKPTIPKPESSGFKPVVWKCATSIPDVKIVLYNLESSPIYQLSSDSLLVTANNMSSKGTCAQLELSELSLGMVDEQGGCLNESLFGLESSSGSLINIRKVKLESGKKEEAGGSLGKQTMVANVSEISLLFSYKSFETLVVNAMSIQGFVKRLTSASNKNTQPHKPKKPSSGKGTQLLKLNVERFSLNFSGDSSLDSTVIEDPKRVNYGSQGGRVVISVSADGTPRTATVSSTLSKEHEKLKYLISFELLKFGFTLNKEIQSTQVELENAKSVYQEFLDEPHPVSRVTLCDIQNAKFVRRIGGVKEVAICSLFSAASIVVRWEPDLHISMVELGLRLKSLVSTQKLKQQGNKSPEEQPPTTTSTTSSVDKPKKKEAIFAVDIEMLKISAEAGDGVEAEVQIQSIFSENVRIGVLLEGFMLGFCGCRIFKSSRVQISRIPSNASGAPWDWVVQGLDMRICMPFRLQLRAIDDAVEEMIRALKLVTNATNKLIFPVKKESSTTSSKKPGSKKFGRVRFGIRKLGFDIEEEPLQGWLDEHYHLLRKEACELAVRSKFLDELISSGSSQVSKAEGEESSDGGGEKKKISFEGDEVDVEDPVAMSALKEKLYKQSFESYYRSCQSLKPAEGSGACKEGFQAGFKMSTSRRSLLSVSVTDLDLSLTAISGGDDGMIEMVRSLDPISQEKDIPFSRFYGSNLVLKTGTLVVQIRDYTFPLLSTALGKCEGRLVLAQQATAFQPQVLHEVFIGRWRKVLMLRSAGGTTPGMKTYLDLPLHFEKGEVSFGVGYEPVLTDLSYAFTVALRRANLSLKGPGLILPPKKEKSLPWWDEMRNYVHGNTTLSFSKTKWTILASPDPYEKHDKLEMTSAAVEIQQSDGRVHFSADEMKIYMTSFESLAKRYPNAPPCPASYPFLEAPRFSLEVRMDWECESGSPMNHYLYALPVEGKAREFIYDPFRSTSLSLRFDFTLRPERHNPSELKPKKGSIPPPTLNIAAHDMAWLIRFWNMNYLPPLKIRTFSRWPRFGVPRIPRSGNLSMDRVMTEFMLRADVSPICINHKTLDPENPARGLTFSMSKLKFEMCLSRGNQVFTFDCVRQTLDPVYQGVDLHVPKAFIKKDHEAVKMTRTSSQSGSTGKASDGPEKHPDEGFLFSSDYFTIRRQAPKADPERMMVWKEEGKIYREKVDAKPTNEKDSESDQENSHSDPSDDDGFNVVIADNCQRIFVYGLKLLWNIENRDAVLAFVGGMSKAFQPPKPSPSRQYAQRKLLEGNQKSSESEAPQDENPTSQAKEPVEVVSSPSKEPIKTENFASFPLEATNGSEEEGTRHFMVNVIEPQFNLHSEDVNGRFLLAAASGRVLARSFHSVVHVGYDMIEKAVQNENEPDKTPENDGTDMTWTRHEVSMMLEHVQAHVAPTDVDPGAGVQWLPKIRKSSPKAKRTGALLERVFMPCDMYFQYTRHKGVSPDLKVKPLKELTFNSRNITASMTSRQFQVMLDVLSNLLFARLPKPQNDSLKLSGEEEDEGEEEIDEVVPDGVEEVELAKVELEHKERDKMLLLDDIRKLTQKESNSRNKSLEKESDALWMITCGRPILVEELRKGYLDVRQSRKAAYTALRVAVKNAAEIRLLEKDKNKRPSSAMRISLQISKVVWSMVLDGKTFSEVEIHNMIYDFNRDLRDIGIAQFTTRYFVLRNCLPNAKCDTVLSAWNPPPEWGDKVMLQVDARQGIPKDGQAPYELFKVEIYPLKIHLTEAMYTMMWEYIFPGEEQHSHRREEVWKVSTTAGSRRVRKGSFAQEAAALLSTSDLGQGSKNQKSRSIRSSGAELRRTSSFDRTWEETVAESVANELVLQSMEHQGESSKSKLKDSKTAKAGRSVHEEKKTEKSLEDKKSRPQKIMQFQTIKISQVELLITYEGSRFVVNDMKLLMDTFHREEFSGTWRRLFSRVKKHIIWGVLKSVTGMQMKKFKDKTHVPKEENTLKDKDESGRLDPDSGGLVKRPGDNAGDGFVTSIRGIFNTQRRKAKKFVLRTMRGEAEESFPGEWSDNEADFSPFARQLTITKAKKLIRRHSKKFQNQNTTKGSKKLQLSPTLSPKEEDRYESDSSSGSSAYEEFLDQNQMLT; encoded by the exons atgatgCTTACTTTGGTGACCATGATCGTTGTGATCGTCGCCCTCGTTTGGGCTTTCTTCAA GTCACTCCCTTGGATACTGCGGAATTTCGCTGGAATAAATCTCGATTTTCAGTTTGATGGATGGAACTGCTTGAAAAATGTTGTATTGCATTTCAAAAAG GGTTCTATTGAGTCTATATCCGTCGGAGAATTTAAAGCTAATCTAAGTCAATCTCTAGTTGAACTTTGTGCGACGGCTTTTATCCAAGATCCTAAAGTCATATTCTCTATATGTGACCTCAAAATCGTCACTAGACCACCCTCCAGCTCGAGTAAACGCCCTCGTAAATCCAAAACTCGCAAGTCTGGctctggtggtggtggtggcaaAGGGAAGTTGATGCTACTCGCTAATATCGGTAGATTCTTTTCGGTTTCTATGACAAATATTACTGTGCAG ACACCTAAAGCAAGAGCAGAGATCAAGGAGCTTGAGCTTGATTTATCCAAGGACAGAGGATCAGCAAGCTTTTTCATCAAATTGTACCTCTTGCCGATATCTGTACAGATTGGTGAACCACTAGTTATTCCTACACATTCACCTGACATGAACAGTGACATTCTCCTTGCTAAGCAAGCACCAGAGGGATCTTCTTCGCCTTCCATTCATTGTGAAAAGGTTTCCTTCTCCTGCGAATTTGGTCATAATag ACACTCAAGTTCAAGTATAAAGAACGTCGAAGTAGATATATCTGATACTATTTTAAACCTCAATGAGATGATGTTGGCGAAAAAGAAATCCCCAACAAGTGCTACTTCCACTGGTGAATCGATTGGATCAAGTTCTAGTCACACAGCTTCAGAAAAACCTCCAAAGCAACCAGTGAATGTTTTGGTTGCAAAGCATGCTCCAAAACTCCCTGAGAAA GTGTCATTTGGTTTGTCAAAGCTTGATATCAGATTTGTGCATCAAGAACATGATTTTTCTATGGCGAATAGCATAACAGGGCTTCATTTGAAAAGTTCCAAATCTCAATCCAGTGAAAAGGGCAAGGAAGAACCATGTCTTGATGTTGTCATCGAACTCCAGAAGATGCAT CTTATTAGAGAATCTGAAGTTTCTGTCTTGGAGATGTCAAAACTTGAAGTTTCCTCCAAGGTGTATTGTCCAGTGCAA GAATCTTCCCCTGTTAGAGCTGAGGTTGAAGTAAAGCTGGGAGGTATAATGTGCAACGTTATAATGGCGAGATTCGAGCCGTTGTTGCGTTTGCACTTCtctaagaagaaaaagattgtTCTCAAAGAGGAAAAACCTACCATTCCAAAACCAGAATCTAGTGGTTTTAAGCCTGTTGTGTGGAAGTGTGCCACTTCTATCCCTGATGTGAAGATTGTGCTGTACAATCTAGAAAGCTCTCCTATCTACCAA CTCTCCTCAGATTCATTACTGGTCACTGCAAATAATATGTCAAGTAAGGGAACATGTGCGCAACTGGAGCTTAGTGAACTGAGTTTAGGCATGGTGGATGAACAAGGAGGGTGTCTGAACGAAAGCCTCTTTGGTTTGGAGTCATCTTCAGGTTCATTAATCAATATAAGAAAAGTCAAACTAGAAAGCGGCAAGAAAGAGGAGGCTGGCGGTTCTTTAGGTAAACAGACAATGGTGGCCAACGTGTCCGAAATCTCTCTCTTGTTTTCTTACAAGAGCTTCGAAACGCTTGTGGTAAACGCAATGTCGATACAAGGTTTCGTCAAACGTTTAACCAGTGCTAGCAACAAGAACACGCAACCACACAAGCCGAAGAAGCCATCATCAGGAAAGGGGACTCAGCTCTTGAAACTCAACGTTGAACGTTTCTCTCTAAACTTCTCTGGAGACTCAAGCCTGGACAGTACAGTCATTGAAGATCCTAAACGTGTCAACTACGGTTCACAAGGTGGTAGAGTTGTAATAAGCGTTTCAGCTGATGGAACGCCAAGAACCGCTACCGTTAGCTCTACTTTGTCCAAGGAACATGAGAAGCTAAAGTACTTGATATCATTTGAGTTACTCAAGTTCGGTTTCACACTAAACAAAGAGATTCAGTCTACACAAGTCGAACTCGAGAACGCAAAGTCAGTCTACCAGGAGTTTTTAGACGAGCCTCATCCAGTTTCAAGAGTAACACTTTGCGACATCCAAAACGCAAAGTTTGTACGTCGTATTGGCGGTGTTAAAGAAGTTGCAATATGCTCTCTCTTCAGCGCTGCTAGTATTGTGGTTAGATGGGAGCCTGATTTGCACATATCAATGGTTGAGCTTGGTCTGCGTTTAAAGTCACTTGTCTCAACTCAGAAACTTAAGCAGCAAGGCAACAAAAGCCCTGAAGAGCAGCCACCAACTACTACTTCTACTACAAGTTCTGTTGATAAGCCAAAGAAGAAGGAAGCTATATTCGCTGTTGACATAGAGATGTTAAAGATATCTGCTGAGGCAGGTGATGGTGTTGAAGCTGAGGTGCAGATCCAGTCCATCTTCTCGGAGAATGTGCGTATCGGTGTGCTCTTGGAAGGGTTCATGCTTGGTTTCTGTGGGTGCAGGATATTCAAAAGCAGTAGGGTTCAGATCTCACGCATACCTTCAAATGCTTCGGGAGCTCCATGGGATTGGGTGGTTCAAGGACTTGATATGCGTATATGTATGCCCTTCAGGCTACAGCTTCGCGCTATAGATGATGCGGTTGAAGAAATGATTAGGGCTTTGAAGCTTGTGACCAACGCTACAAACAAACTCATCTTTCCTGTTAAAAAGGAAAGCTCCACCACATCAAGTAAGAAACCTGGTTCGAAGAAGTTTGGTCGTGTAAGATTCGGGATCAGGAAGTTAGGATTTGATATTGAGGAAGAGCCGCTTCAAGGCTGGCTTGATGAGCATTATCATCTCTTGAGGAAAGAGGCTTGTGAGTTAGCCGTGCGGTCCAAGTTTCTTGATGAGTTGATTTCTAGTGGATCCTCTCAAGTTTCTAAAGCAGAAGGAGAAGAGTCATCAGATGGTGGtggtgagaagaagaagatttctTTCGAGGGAGACGAAGTAGACGTGGAAGATCCAGTGGCTATGAGTGCGTTGAAGGAAAAGCTGTATAAGCAGTCGTTTGAATCTTATTACAGGTCTTGTCAGAGCCTGAAACCTGCAGAGGGTTCAGGTGCTTGTAAAGAAGGGTTTCAGGCTGGTTTTAAGATGAGTACTTCTAGGAGATCTCTTCTTAGTGTTTCTGTTACTGATTTGGATCTAAGTTTAACTGCTATCAGTGGTGGTGATGATGGGATGATTGAAATGGTTAGGAGTCTTGACCCTATATCTCAAGAAAAGGACATACCGTTTTCAAGGTTTTATGGAAGCAATCTTGTGTTGAAAACTGGAACTCTTGTTGTTCAGATAAGAGATTATACATTTCCACTTCTCTCAACAGCTTTGGGTAAATGTGAAGGCCGTCTTGTGTTGGCTCAGCAG GCAACAGCTTTTCAGCCTCAAGTACTCCATGAGGTGTTCATAGGAAGATGGAGAAAGGTGCTGATGCTTCGTTCAGCTGGTGGAACAACACCTGGAATGAAAACATACTTGGACTTACCTCTACATTTTGAGAAAGGAGAGGTCTCTTTTGGAGTTGGATATGAACCAGTGCTTACTGATCTAAGCTATGCCTTCACCGTTGCTCTCCGCAGAGCTAACCTAAGTCTCAAGGGCCCTGGCCTTATTCTTCCTCCCAAAAAGGAGAAGAGCTTACCATGGTGGGATGAAATGAGAAACTACGTCCATGGAAACACAACCTTGTCGTTTTCCAAGACAAAGTGGACTATTCTCGCTAGTCCCGACCCTTATGAGAAACATGACAAGCTTGAGATGACCTCTGCGGCCGTGGAGATCCAGCAATCGGACGGCCGTGTGCACTTCTCTGCTGATGAAATGAAAATTTACATGACCAGTTTCGAAAGTTTAGCTAAACGTTACCCTAACGCACCGCCTTGTCCAGCAAGCTACCCTTTCCTTGAGGCTCCACGGTTCAGTCTTGAAGTCAGGATGGACTGGGAATGCGAGTCTGGAAGTCCAATGAATCATTATCTCTATGCTCTACCTGTTGAAGGCAAGGCTCGTGAGTTTATCTATGATCCTTTTAGGTCTACTTCTCTTTCCCTACGCTTTGACTTCACCTTAAGACCTGAGAGACACAACCCTTCCGAGTTGAAGCCTAAGAAAGGGTCTATTCCACCACCTACTTTAAACATTGCTGCTCATGATATGGCATGGTTGATCAGATTCTGGAACATGAACTATCTTCCTCCTCTCAAGATCCGCACTTTCTCTAGATGGCCACGTTTTGGTGTTCCAAGAATCCCAAGATCAGGGAACTTGTCTATGGATAGAGTGATGACAGAGTTTATGCTCCGTGCAGATGTTTCACCTATCTGTATAAACCATAAGACGCTTGATCCTGAGAACCCTGCGAGAGGCTTGACGTTTAGCATGTCCAAGCTTAAATTTGAAATGTGCTTGAGCCGTGGCAACCAAGTTTTCACTTTTGATTGCGTGCGTCAGACTCTTGACCCTGTTTACCAAGGAGTAGACCTACATGTACCTAAAGCCTTTATTAAAAAGGATCATGAGGCAGTTAAGATGACAAGGACAAGCTCACAGTCTGGATCAACTGGTAAAGCTAGTGATGGCCCTGAGAAGCATCCTGATGAAGGGTTTCTATTTTCGTCAGACTACTTTACTATAAGGAGGCAAGCTCCTAAGGCTGACCCGGAGAGAATGATGGTGTGGAAAGAGGAAGGGAAGATATACCGTGAGAAGGTTGATGCTAAACCTACAAATGAGAAAGATAGTGAGAGTGATCAGGAGAACTCACATTCTGATCCTAGCGATGATGATGGGTTTAATGTGGTGATAGCAGACAACTGTCAGCGTATCTTTGTTTATGGTCTGAAACTGTTGTGGAACATAGAGAACAGAGATGCTGTTTTGGCTTTTGTTGGTGGGATGTCCAAAGCATTTCAACCTCCTAAGCCTTCTCCATCACGTCAGTATGCTCAGAGAAAGTTACTTGAGGGTAACCAGAAGAGTTCTGAATCAGAAGCTCCTCAAGATGAGAATCCCACTTCCCAAGCGAAGGAGCCTGTGGAAGTTGTTTCATCACCTTCAAAAGAACCAATCAAAACAGAAAACTTTGCATCTTTCCCACTTG AAGCCACAAATGGTTCAGAGGAAGAAGGAACTCGGCACTTTATGGTGAATGTTATTGAGCCACAGTTCAATCTCCATTCTGAAGACGTTAAT GGTAGGTTTTTGCTGGCTGCTGCTAGTGGCCGTGTTCTGGCACGATCATTTCATTCGGTTGTTCATGTTGGGTATGACATGATTGAGAAAGCAGTTCAAAATGAGAATGAACCTGATAAAACTCCCGAAAATGATGGCACTGACATGACTTGGACACGTCATGAAGTGTCCATGATGTTGGAGCATGTACAAGCTCATGTGGCACCTACAGATGTTGATCCAGGAGCTGGAGTTCAGTGGCTACCAAAGATTAGAAAAAGCTCTCCAAAGGCAAAGCGTACTGGCGCATTGCTTGAAAGGGTTTTCATGCCGTGTGACATGTACTTTCAATACACTAGACACAAAGGTGTTAGTCCCGACCTAAAG GTTAAGCCACTTAAAGAGCTTACTTTCAACTCACGTAACATTACAGCGTCGATGACATCACGTCAGTTTCAAGTTATGTTGGATGTTTTGTCCAATCTTTTGTTTGCAAGGTTACCAAA GCCTCAGAATGATAGTTTGAAACTTtctggtgaagaagaagatgaaggtgAAGAGGAAATCGATGAGGTGGTTCCTGATGGAGTGGAGGAAGTAGAACTTGCGAAAGTCgaacttgaacataaagagagggATAAGATGTTGCTTCTTGATGATATAAGGAAGTTGACACAGAAGGAAAGTAACTCAAGAAACAAAAGTCTTGAAAAGGAAAGTGACGCTTTGTGGATGATCACTTGTGGGAGGCCAATACTG GTTGAGGAACTGAGAAAAGGGTATTTAGATGTGAGACAATCAAGGAAGGCGGCGTATACAGCACTGAGGGTAGCAGTGAAGAATGCTGCAGAGATAAGGTTGCTGGAGAAGGATAAGAACAAAAGACCATCCTCTGCTATGCGCATTTCCTTGCAGATAAGCAAAGTTGTTTGGTCTATGGTTTTAGATGGCAAAACGTTCTCTGAGGTTGAGATTCACAATATG ATTTATGATTTTAACCGGGACTTGAGAGATATAGGGATTGCACAGTTCACAACAAGATACTTTGTGCTGAGGAACTGTTTGCCTAATGCCAAGTGTGATACTGTTCTTTCTGCATGGAACCCTCCTCCAGAATGGGGCGA TAAAGTGATGCTACAGGTAGATGCAAGACAAGGAATCCCAAAAGACGGACAAGCTCCTTATGAACTTTTCAAG GTCGAAATCTATCCTCTTAAAATCCATTTGACGGAAGCAATGTACACAATGATGTGGGAGTATATCTTCCCAGGAGAGGAGCAACATTCCCATAGAAGAGag GAAGTCTGGAAGGTGTCAACAACAGCGGGTTCTAGGCGAGTCAGGAAAGGCTCGTTTGCTCAAGAAGCAGCAGCGTTGCTCTCTACATCTGATCTAGGCCAG GGTTCAAAGAATCAAAAGTCAAGATCGATCCGTAGCTCAGGGGCAGAGCTGAGAAGAACATCCTCTTTTGACAGAACATGGGAGGAAACTGTGGCGGAATCTGTAGCTAATGAGCTTGTTCTACAGTCCATGGAGCATCAGGGTGAGTCATCAAAAAGCAAGCTCAAGGATTCAAAAACTGCCAAGGCTGGCCGTTCGGTTcatgaagagaagaagacggaGAAGTCACTGGAAGACAAGAAGTCGAGGCCACAGAAGATAATGCAGTTCCAAACCATCAAGATAAGCCAG GTGGAGTTGTTGATCACTTATGAGGGTTCAAGATTTGTTGTGAATGATATGAAGCTGTTGATGGACACATTCCATCGGGAAGAGTTCAGTGGAACATGGAGGAGACTATTCTCTCGAGTTAAGAAGCATATCATATGGGGAGTCCTCAAGTCAGTAACCGGAATGCAA ATGAAGAAGTTCAAAGACAAGACACATGTTCCAAAAGAAGAGAATACTTTGAAAGACAAGGACGAGTCAGGGAGGTTAGATCCAGATTCAGGAGGATTAGTGAAGCGTCCTGGCGACAATGCTGGTGATGGGTTTGTCACATCCATTAGAGGTATCTTCAATACACAAAGGCGAAAGGCTAAGAAGTTTGTGCTTAGAACAATGAGAGGAGAAGCAGAAGAAAGCTTCCCAGGGGAGTGGAGTGACAATGAAGCAGACTTCTCTCCTTTTGCAAGACAGTTGACTATTACTAAAGCTAAGAAACTCATCAGGCGTCACTCTAAGAAGTTCCAAAACCAAAACACTACTAAAG GTTCTAAAAAGCTTCAGCTCTCGCCTACTTTGTCTCCTAAGGAAGAAGATCGATATGAAAGTGACTCTTCTAGTGGATCTTCTGCTTATGAAGAGTTCCTTGACCAAAATCAGATGTTAACatag
- the LOC125574776 gene encoding MADS-box protein SVP-like isoform X2, with protein sequence MAREKIQIRKIDNATARQVTFSKRRRGLFKKAEELSVLCDADVALIVFSSTGKLFEFCNSSMREVLERHNLQSKNLEKLDQPSLELQLVENSDNSRLSKEIADKSHQLRQMRGEELQGLNIEELQQLEKALEAGLTRVIETKSEKIMSEISDLQRKGMKLMDENKRLRQHGTQLTEENERLGKQIYNNMHERYGGVESEKTAVYEEGQSSESITNAGNSTGAPVDSESSDTSLRLGLPYGG encoded by the exons ATGGCGAGAGAGAAGATTCAGATCAGGAAAATCGACAACGCGACGGCGAGACAAGTAACTTTCTCTAAACGAAGAAGAGGTCTTTTCAAAAAAGCTGAAGAGCTCTCCGTTCTCTGCGACGCTGATGTTGCCCTCATCGTCTTCTCTTCCACCGGAAAGCTCTTTGAGTTTTGTAACTccag CATGAGGGAAGTATTAGAGAGGCATAATTTGCAGTCAAAGAACTTGGAGAAGCTTGATCAGCCATCTCTTGAGTTACAG CTGGTTGAGAACAGTGACAATTCCCGGTTGAGCAAAGAAATTGCAGACAAGAGCCACCAACTAAG gCAAATGAGAGGAGAGGAACTTCAAGGACTTAACATAGAAGAGCTGCAACAGCTGGAAAAGGCCCTTGAAGCTGGTTTGACGCGCGTGATTGAAACAAAG AGTGAGAAGATTATGAGTGAGATCAGTGACCTTCAAAGAAAG GGAATGAAATTGATGGATGAGAACAAGCGGCTAAGGCAGCAT GGAACACAACTAACAGAAGAGAACGAGCGACTAGGCAAGCAA atatataataatatgcATGAAAGATACGGTGGTGTTGAGTCGGAGAAGACCGCCGTGTACGAGGAAGGGCAGTCGTCAGAGTCCATTACTAACGCCGGAAACTCAACCGGCGCTCCTGTTGACTCCGAGAGCTCCGATACCTCTCTTAGGCTCGG CTTACCGTATGGCGGTTAG
- the LOC125574776 gene encoding MADS-box protein SVP-like isoform X1, translating to MAREKIQIRKIDNATARQVTFSKRRRGLFKKAEELSVLCDADVALIVFSSTGKLFEFCNSSMREVLERHNLQSKNLEKLDQPSLELQLVENSDNSRLSKEIADKSHQLRQMRGEELQGLNIEELQQLEKALEAGLTRVIETKSEKIMSEISDLQRKGMKLMDENKRLRQHGTQLTEENERLGKQVSRIYNNMHERYGGVESEKTAVYEEGQSSESITNAGNSTGAPVDSESSDTSLRLGLPYGG from the exons ATGGCGAGAGAGAAGATTCAGATCAGGAAAATCGACAACGCGACGGCGAGACAAGTAACTTTCTCTAAACGAAGAAGAGGTCTTTTCAAAAAAGCTGAAGAGCTCTCCGTTCTCTGCGACGCTGATGTTGCCCTCATCGTCTTCTCTTCCACCGGAAAGCTCTTTGAGTTTTGTAACTccag CATGAGGGAAGTATTAGAGAGGCATAATTTGCAGTCAAAGAACTTGGAGAAGCTTGATCAGCCATCTCTTGAGTTACAG CTGGTTGAGAACAGTGACAATTCCCGGTTGAGCAAAGAAATTGCAGACAAGAGCCACCAACTAAG gCAAATGAGAGGAGAGGAACTTCAAGGACTTAACATAGAAGAGCTGCAACAGCTGGAAAAGGCCCTTGAAGCTGGTTTGACGCGCGTGATTGAAACAAAG AGTGAGAAGATTATGAGTGAGATCAGTGACCTTCAAAGAAAG GGAATGAAATTGATGGATGAGAACAAGCGGCTAAGGCAGCAT GGAACACAACTAACAGAAGAGAACGAGCGACTAGGCAAGCAAGTAAGTCG gatatataataatatgcATGAAAGATACGGTGGTGTTGAGTCGGAGAAGACCGCCGTGTACGAGGAAGGGCAGTCGTCAGAGTCCATTACTAACGCCGGAAACTCAACCGGCGCTCCTGTTGACTCCGAGAGCTCCGATACCTCTCTTAGGCTCGG CTTACCGTATGGCGGTTAG
- the LOC125574776 gene encoding MADS-box protein SVP-like isoform X4 — MKYCLFENQIVKTTVFNIKNDSMREVLERHNLQSKNLEKLDQPSLELQLVENSDNSRLSKEIADKSHQLRQMRGEELQGLNIEELQQLEKALEAGLTRVIETKSEKIMSEISDLQRKGMKLMDENKRLRQHGTQLTEENERLGKQIYNNMHERYGGVESEKTAVYEEGQSSESITNAGNSTGAPVDSESSDTSLRLGLPYGG, encoded by the exons ATGAAATACTGTCTGTTTGAGAATCAGATTGTTAAAACGACAGTGTTTAACATTAAAAACGACAG CATGAGGGAAGTATTAGAGAGGCATAATTTGCAGTCAAAGAACTTGGAGAAGCTTGATCAGCCATCTCTTGAGTTACAG CTGGTTGAGAACAGTGACAATTCCCGGTTGAGCAAAGAAATTGCAGACAAGAGCCACCAACTAAG gCAAATGAGAGGAGAGGAACTTCAAGGACTTAACATAGAAGAGCTGCAACAGCTGGAAAAGGCCCTTGAAGCTGGTTTGACGCGCGTGATTGAAACAAAG AGTGAGAAGATTATGAGTGAGATCAGTGACCTTCAAAGAAAG GGAATGAAATTGATGGATGAGAACAAGCGGCTAAGGCAGCAT GGAACACAACTAACAGAAGAGAACGAGCGACTAGGCAAGCAA atatataataatatgcATGAAAGATACGGTGGTGTTGAGTCGGAGAAGACCGCCGTGTACGAGGAAGGGCAGTCGTCAGAGTCCATTACTAACGCCGGAAACTCAACCGGCGCTCCTGTTGACTCCGAGAGCTCCGATACCTCTCTTAGGCTCGG CTTACCGTATGGCGGTTAG
- the LOC125574776 gene encoding MADS-box protein SVP-like isoform X3 — protein MKYCLFENQIVKTTVFNIKNDSMREVLERHNLQSKNLEKLDQPSLELQLVENSDNSRLSKEIADKSHQLRQMRGEELQGLNIEELQQLEKALEAGLTRVIETKSEKIMSEISDLQRKGMKLMDENKRLRQHGTQLTEENERLGKQVSRIYNNMHERYGGVESEKTAVYEEGQSSESITNAGNSTGAPVDSESSDTSLRLGLPYGG, from the exons ATGAAATACTGTCTGTTTGAGAATCAGATTGTTAAAACGACAGTGTTTAACATTAAAAACGACAG CATGAGGGAAGTATTAGAGAGGCATAATTTGCAGTCAAAGAACTTGGAGAAGCTTGATCAGCCATCTCTTGAGTTACAG CTGGTTGAGAACAGTGACAATTCCCGGTTGAGCAAAGAAATTGCAGACAAGAGCCACCAACTAAG gCAAATGAGAGGAGAGGAACTTCAAGGACTTAACATAGAAGAGCTGCAACAGCTGGAAAAGGCCCTTGAAGCTGGTTTGACGCGCGTGATTGAAACAAAG AGTGAGAAGATTATGAGTGAGATCAGTGACCTTCAAAGAAAG GGAATGAAATTGATGGATGAGAACAAGCGGCTAAGGCAGCAT GGAACACAACTAACAGAAGAGAACGAGCGACTAGGCAAGCAAGTAAGTCG gatatataataatatgcATGAAAGATACGGTGGTGTTGAGTCGGAGAAGACCGCCGTGTACGAGGAAGGGCAGTCGTCAGAGTCCATTACTAACGCCGGAAACTCAACCGGCGCTCCTGTTGACTCCGAGAGCTCCGATACCTCTCTTAGGCTCGG CTTACCGTATGGCGGTTAG